The DNA sequence CTGAACCAAATATGATTATTATGCAAAAAAATCGAGGTCATCATGCAGGTGAGGTTAGGCAATTTATTTTTGATGATTTTATTCATGTGATTGATACGCTGCTCTATCTGTTCCCCTATCCGATTGAGAATATTCGCATTCGAGGTAAGCAGGAGAATGGGAAGCTCCATCATGTCGTACTACAGCTGGAAGCAATGCAAGGGACAGCGATTGGAATTATGAATCGTGAAGCGGGTACAACGGAGGAAAGAGTTGAAGTGATGAGTGCAAATGAAACGCGCATGGTAATGAACGTAAATGAAATTACCTCTCATATTGATAAAAATTGCAGTACTTACGCTAACGATGATTGGCAGCCAACACTTCAAAAACGTGGATTTCATGGCGTGATTTCAACGTTCTTGGAAGCGGCTAAAACTAACTCAGTGCCATATAAACAATACCAGAGGGATTTAGAATCACATGTAATCGCTGAAAGAATCGTTCAAACACTTGGTGACAGACACTAAAAAAAAGTAAAAATCCCAATCTCTCAAGGTACTGTAAATGAGAAATCGGGATTTTTATGACTACCACGGACTAGTTAAAAACCATATTCCTCATCTTTCACTTTCCGAATCCCTACATAAGCATCGACGAGGAGCACGGTATCTTCCACTAAGCGCTCCATCCGGAAGAGAACATCATCATTGACGATTTCTTTGCGGTGGAAATCCTTTTCTTCTATAAATACATAAGTGGGTACAATATGCGCCTTCATATACGCTAAAATCGGCTTCAACTGCTGTTCCGCCATTAAATAATGCTTCGCTGTACCAGCTGTTACAAGCATGCTCACCACTTTATCCCGGAACGCATTGACTGGTAATAAATCAAAAATATTTTTTAGCGTAGCTGGAATAGAAGCTTGGAACGTCGGTGTTCCAATAATAATGGCATCCGCCGCCATCAGTGTTTCTGTTACATATTTGGTGTCGCCCTCGTAGTCCCAGTAATTACGCCCGTCACTAAAGACCATGTTAAATTCGGCCAGATCCAGCAATGTAATCTCTGCATCCGGATATTTTTCATGCGCTATTTTGACTGTATAATCCATGGCTGTTCTTGTTTTAGATCCTACATTGGAGCCCGATAGTAATACGATTTTCATGATAGCATCTCCTTATTTTCCGGCTGTATATTTCTTAACCGCTGGCAGTATTTCTGTCGCAATCAGCTCAATATTTTTCATAATTTTATCAAACGGCACTCCACCGAAGTCGATTTGTGCCATGAATCGTTGTTGACCAAATAACTCGTATTGGTAGAGCATTTTTTCAATAATTTGCTGTGGGCTACCAATCATTAACGCATCACGTGTATCCGTCGATTGTGCAAATTGTTGTTTCGGATAGCCGCCGCCTCTTAACGCCTGCATACCACCATTGGCATGTGGATAATATTCACGCAGCGCATCTTGTGAATTTTCTGCGGTATAAAATAAGCTCGTTGTCGCTATAGGTAAAGCCGCTGGATCAAAACCACTACGCTGTGCCGCCTCACGATAAGCATCCACTGAAACCTTAAAGTTAATCGCAGGGCCACCAAGCGTAGTTAGCATCATCGGCACTCCTGCATAGCCCGCCTTAATAGCACTTGCAGGTGGTCCGCCTACTGCACGCCAAATTGGCAGATGACCATTTTTGGGTTGTGGTAAAATAGTAGCGTTTTCCAACGGTGCCCGGAATTGCCCCTGCCACGTCACATTTTCCTCATCATTTATCTTCATCAGAAGTTCTAATTTTTCTTCAAATAACTCTTCGTAATCATGTACATCATAACCGAGTAAACTATAAGCCCCTATCCGTGAACCACGTCCTGCAACAATTTCAGCTCGACCTTTTGAAATCAAATCAATCGTGGCAAAATCTTCATAGACACGCACAGGATCCGATACACTTAACACCGTTGCAGAACTCGCAATTTTAATATTTTTTGTTGCCTGTGCGATAGCGCCTAAAATGACCGTATGCGCTTGTGTTGTAAAATGCGTTTGATGACTTTCACCAACTGCGAAAACATCTATTCCTGCCTCGTCTGCCAGCTTACTTGCTTCAATCAATTCTTGAATACGTTGCTCTGCGCTAATACGACTTCCTGTTAGAGGATTTAGTACATGATCCCCAATCGAATATAAACCAAATTCAAGTCCTTTAGTAGTATCAATACGGTATTTCTCCATTTTCATCGTCTCCTTTTTGTATGTCCAGACTTCGGTTCGCCTTGCACTTTTCTTAGTGTCCAGCTCCAGTGCCTAGGGGCTCGGGTCATAAGTCAGCCCAGCTAGGAAGGATTGAACTGCATCCTTCCCGGGCAAAAAGCGCCGCGTCGCTAGGCAGCCTTATGCCTGTCGCCCCTGATCGAGGCACTTACGCTTTTCTTAGTCAATCGGTTGTAATTTCGCTTCAATTTCTGCACGTTTTGATTCTAAAAATGGTGGTAAATCTAATTCTTTTCCTAACGCTTCAACAGTTGAATCTATTGTAAATCCAGGTCCATCTGTAGCAATTTCAAATAGAATGCCATTCGAATCACGGAAGTATAAACTTTGGAAATAAAAACGATCGATGACGCCTGATGAATCAAAGCCACGTTCTTTCACGACTCCGTCCCAATAGCGTAGCTCCTCCTCGTTTTTCACACGAATCGCCAAATGATGAATACTTCCTCGGCCTGGTTTTTCACTCGGCCCCTCCAACTGCTTCAGGACTATTTCACCAAATGATTGCCCTTCAACTGACTGATAAATGGCTTCCTTTTCTGAACGAGTTACTTCTACATAGCCAAACATATCCTTTAATGTTTTAGCCGTTCGGTCTAAATAACGTACTGTTATTTCTGTAGTTCCCATCCCTAAAATGCGATGCTTCTGCTCCACGATAGAATCTTCCCAAGCTGACCAGTGTTTGGGTACTTCTTCACCATTATTATTTAGCAAAATAAGGCGTAGCCCTTCCGAATCTTCAAATGTAAGTGCTTCTCGACCTGCATAAGTTATAATTTCTCCATGCACAACATCTAATAGCTCAAATCTGTTTTTCCAGTATTCCAGACTTTCAAATGATGGTACAAGCAATCCAATTTGTGTAATTGCATTTGTTCCACGGACCGTTCTTCCTGCCATCGACATTTCAAAAAAGGATAGCTCTGTACCAGCACTTCCTGTTAAATCGCCGTAAAACAAATGATACATAGATGGACTGTCTTGATTAACTGTCTTTTTTACTCGTCTCAAACCTAACACCTTTTGATAAAATTGATTATTCATCTTAGCGTTTTTTGTAATCATTGAAATATGGTGATGTCCTGGAATTTTATGCATAGTGCTTCCTCCTATTTATCAAATTCGCCTTGGCGAATTTGTGTAAGTATTTTATCGAGCAGGCTCGATAATTCCCCTTGAATAATCTATAGCATCTGCCGTAGGCTAGACTTTATTCAAGTGAATAAAGTTAACTTGATTAGTCAAGTGATGGTGTAAAAAAAATCACTCTAACGGTAATTCTTTTCTTTGACTATATTTATGTACACGTGTCATCAATGTGTACAGTGTTTTCTCTTCTTCCTCGTTTAATACATCGGCAAAAAATGACGATTGAAACGCCAGTTGAGCTGGCATAGCCTCTTCTAAAATTGCTTCTGCATTGTCAGTGAGGGTAATCATTTTCGTTTTCCAGTCTTGCTTACGTACAATATAACCTTCTTTTTCAAGTCGCGCGAGCATACGGGAAATCCCGCCTTGCGTAACTGTCACTTTTTCAGCTAATTCGCTTTGTGTAAGAGGCTGGTATATGTGAATTTGCACAAGTACATCGAATTGGGCAGTTGTTAAATCAAAACGCTTTAAAAAATCATTTGATAGTTGGTTACTTTGATTTGTAAAACGCATTAAACGTAACCAAATTAACGATCCAATCGTATTATTACGCATCTTGTTTCCCTCCCCATCACTAACCTTAATATCACTTTACCACGCAAGTGATTACTTTTCAAGTTAAATGTCTCGAATTAAAGATTTACTGAAGTACTACTTATATCATACGAACTTATTGATCTAAATAGCTGATTAATGCCATTGCAATTCAATGACTTCATTCATTTCCAATCGTAAAACTACTATTGTGTTTGAAGTTAAATTAGAAATCTTAATTCTTACCTTACTGGAAGATGGAATCGCA is a window from the Sporosarcina sp. ANT_H38 genome containing:
- a CDS encoding Gfo/Idh/MocA family protein — protein: MKVGMIGLGDIAKKAYLPVLTQTKGIELHICTRNVETLKEIAETYSINHLYHDFDHWLESGITAAFVHSSTESHESIINKLLDNGIHVYVDKPITYDAESSTRLMDKAKSKDLLLMVGFNRRYAPSYMQLKELAEPNMIIMQKNRGHHAGEVRQFIFDDFIHVIDTLLYLFPYPIENIRIRGKQENGKLHHVVLQLEAMQGTAIGIMNREAGTTEERVEVMSANETRMVMNVNEITSHIDKNCSTYANDDWQPTLQKRGFHGVISTFLEAAKTNSVPYKQYQRDLESHVIAERIVQTLGDRH
- a CDS encoding NADPH-dependent FMN reductase, encoding MKIVLLSGSNVGSKTRTAMDYTVKIAHEKYPDAEITLLDLAEFNMVFSDGRNYWDYEGDTKYVTETLMAADAIIIGTPTFQASIPATLKNIFDLLPVNAFRDKVVSMLVTAGTAKHYLMAEQQLKPILAYMKAHIVPTYVFIEEKDFHRKEIVNDDVLFRMERLVEDTVLLVDAYVGIRKVKDEEYGF
- a CDS encoding LLM class flavin-dependent oxidoreductase, with translation MEKYRIDTTKGLEFGLYSIGDHVLNPLTGSRISAEQRIQELIEASKLADEAGIDVFAVGESHQTHFTTQAHTVILGAIAQATKNIKIASSATVLSVSDPVRVYEDFATIDLISKGRAEIVAGRGSRIGAYSLLGYDVHDYEELFEEKLELLMKINDEENVTWQGQFRAPLENATILPQPKNGHLPIWRAVGGPPASAIKAGYAGVPMMLTTLGGPAINFKVSVDAYREAAQRSGFDPAALPIATTSLFYTAENSQDALREYYPHANGGMQALRGGGYPKQQFAQSTDTRDALMIGSPQQIIEKMLYQYELFGQQRFMAQIDFGGVPFDKIMKNIELIATEILPAVKKYTAGK
- a CDS encoding ring-cleaving dioxygenase: MHKIPGHHHISMITKNAKMNNQFYQKVLGLRRVKKTVNQDSPSMYHLFYGDLTGSAGTELSFFEMSMAGRTVRGTNAITQIGLLVPSFESLEYWKNRFELLDVVHGEIITYAGREALTFEDSEGLRLILLNNNGEEVPKHWSAWEDSIVEQKHRILGMGTTEITVRYLDRTAKTLKDMFGYVEVTRSEKEAIYQSVEGQSFGEIVLKQLEGPSEKPGRGSIHHLAIRVKNEEELRYWDGVVKERGFDSSGVIDRFYFQSLYFRDSNGILFEIATDGPGFTIDSTVEALGKELDLPPFLESKRAEIEAKLQPID
- a CDS encoding MarR family winged helix-turn-helix transcriptional regulator; the encoded protein is MRNNTIGSLIWLRLMRFTNQSNQLSNDFLKRFDLTTAQFDVLVQIHIYQPLTQSELAEKVTVTQGGISRMLARLEKEGYIVRKQDWKTKMITLTDNAEAILEEAMPAQLAFQSSFFADVLNEEEEKTLYTLMTRVHKYSQRKELPLE